A stretch of Arctopsyche grandis isolate Sample6627 chromosome 9, ASM5162203v2, whole genome shotgun sequence DNA encodes these proteins:
- the LOC143917486 gene encoding NAD-dependent protein deacylase-like, translating into MSVAVLSRAGRWGVGFTKIKINMTSKRLSSDMADFKEKLKSSKNIVILTGAGVSAESGIPTFRGAGGLWRRHQATSLATPEAFAANPSLVWEFYHYRREVARKAEPNAAHTAIAGLEIRSQALNKTVTVVTQNIDNLHTRAGSKDPIELHGNLYKTRCTKCKNVAFNSDSPICEALAGRGEPDPDAASPEIPLEKLPRCTKNKCGGLLRPHIVWFGENLESVIIDKADTAIRNCDICLVVGTSSIVYPAAMFAPQAASRGVTVAEFNLEPTPATHEFAFYFEGKCGTTVPEVLSI; encoded by the exons ATGTCAGTTGCGGTATTGTCTCGAGCAGGTCGTTGGGGAGTAGgttttactaaaataaaaataaacatgactTCGAAACGTCTCAGCAGTGATATGGCGGatttcaaagaaaaattgaaaTCCTCTAAAAATATAGTCATTTTGACGGGAGCTGGTGTTTCCGCAGAATCCGGTATTCCTACTTTCAGAGGTGCCGGAGGTCTATGGAGACGTCATCAAGCCACATCTCTCGCTACTCCCGAAGCGTTTGCCGCAAACCCAAGTCTGGTTTGGGAATTTTATCATTATCGCAGAGAAGTAGCTAGGAAAGCAGAACCAAACGCT GCTCACACTGCCATAGCCGGTCTCGAAATTAGATCACAGGCCCTGAATAAGACAGTGACCGTTGTAACTCAAAACATTGATAATCTACACACTAGGGCAGGATCCAAAGATCCTATTGAGCTTCATGGAAATCTATATAAGACTAGATGTACGAAATGTAAAAACGTTGCCTTTAATAGTGATAGCCCCATATGTGAG GCCTTAGCTGGAAGAGGTGAGCCTGATCCTGATGCAGCTTCACCAGAAATTCCACTGGAAAAATTACCACGTTGTACCAAAAATAAATGTGGCGGTTTGTTGCGACCGCATATTGTATGGTTTGGAGAAAATCTAGAATCTGTCATTATCGATAAAGCTG ATACTGCAATAAGGAATTGTGATATATGTTTGGTGGTAggaacttcatctattgtttacCCAGCAGCTATGTTTGCACCTCAGGCAGCATCCCGCGGTGTAACTGTTGCCGAGTTTAATTTGGAGCCCACTCCTGCTACGCACGAGTTTGCATTTTATTTCGAGGGAAAATGTGGAACTACCGTACCTGAGGTTCTctctatataa
- the LOC143916947 gene encoding MICOS complex subunit MIC13 homolog QIL1-like, whose protein sequence is MLRLTAKAGIAGGTVYLVSNQGVWKDSETTSKLYDSIKKETCPYVKEAASQLPFDLPQVPQVDNMMQMGVHYWNCGVRTTFTFLLNSPTHVKDWSKSAYESIESFINSPEVSEK, encoded by the exons ATGTTACG ATTAACTGCGAAGGCTGGTATTGCGGGAGGAACAGTATACCTTGTATCAAACCAAGGCGTGTGGAAAGATAGCGAAACTACATCCAAATTGTATGACTCGATAAAAAAGGAAACCTGTCCTTATGTGAAAGAGGCCGCCTCGCAATTGCCATTCGAT TTACCCCAAGTACCCCAAGTTGACAATATGATGCAAATGGGTGTACACTATTGGAACTGTGGTGTCAGAACTACCTTTACCTTTCTCTTGAATTCGCCAACACATGTCAAGGACTGGAGTAAATCCGCTTATGAGAGTATAGAGTCGTTCATAAATTCGCCAGAAGTATCagaaaaataa